One Helianthus annuus cultivar XRQ/B chromosome 7, HanXRQr2.0-SUNRISE, whole genome shotgun sequence genomic region harbors:
- the LOC110868791 gene encoding 60S ribosomal protein L23A, with protein MAPKADTTKKGDGKAQALKAAKAVKTGSTFKKKAKKIRTKVTFHRPRTLKTDRNPKYPRISAPPRNKLDHYQILKYPLTTESAMKKIEDNNTLVFIVDIRADKKKIKAAVKKMYDIQTKKVNTLIRPDGTKKAYVRLTPDYDALDVANKIGII; from the exons ATGGCGCCTAAAG CTGATACAACAAAGAAAGGTGATGGAAAGGCCCAGGCTTTGAAGGCAGCCAAAGCCGTGAAGACAGGATCAACTTTCAAGAAGAAGGCCAAGAAGATCCGAACCAAGGTCACCTTTCACCGCCCAAGGACTTTGAAGACCGACAGGAACCCTAAGTATCCCCGCATCAGTGCTCCACCAAGAAACAAGTTGGATCATTACCAGATTCTTAAGTATCCGTTGACTACCGAATCTGcaatgaagaagatcgaagacaACAACACTCTTGTTTTCATTGTCGACATTCGTGCCGACAAGAAGAAGATCAAAGCTGCCGTCAAGAAGATGTACGACATCCAGACAAAGAAAGTCAACACCTTAATCAg ACCTGATGGAACGAAAAAGGCTTACGTCCGGTTGACTCCAGATTATGATGCTTTGGATGTTGCAAACAAGATTGGAATCATCTAA